In one Lolium rigidum isolate FL_2022 chromosome 3, APGP_CSIRO_Lrig_0.1, whole genome shotgun sequence genomic region, the following are encoded:
- the LOC124697398 gene encoding UDP-glycosyltransferase 73C4-like — MASYTIPTATASTTGTNTKKFRVLLIPYFANSHIKPFTELAISLVAANESVEVTVAVTPANVSIVQSFLGCEHNPKPEAVKIVTYPFPTIEGIPQGVENACKAGNQDVSSRFIEGSLTEEVMRPTHEALIRAQHANAIVNDMMFIWNSPVADELSVPCVIFSVMGAFSTLAVRHLMDVVIDDINEVPEFPVPAIRIPRSEVPEFIRVNDCSYHRTMDSLQADCFGLAMNTSADLEKNYCDMYMRRGYVKRAYFLGPVALLHASCSQPPTATATAGECYIMDWLDSKPNRSVVYLSFGTIAVVKDAQLEEIALGLESSGHSFLWVVRGEWTPPRGWEERVQDRGLIIKAWAPQTAILGHPAVGAFVTQCGWNSILETVAAGVPVLTWPIFYEQFITERQVTQVLGIGERLWPDGAGLRSETYQEHELVPAKDVARALTEFMRPGGLGDAARIKVMDLAAKVRAAVVQGGSSHRDLHRLIDDLMAAAAKRI; from the coding sequence atggcCTCTTACACTATCCCCACGGCTACAGCCAGCACCACCGGCACCAACACCAAAAAGTTTCGTGTACTTCTCATTCCTTACTTCGCAAATAGTCACATCAAGCCCTTCACTGAGCTAGCGATTAGCCTTGTTGCAGCTAATGAGTCCGTAGAAGTAACTGTGGCGGTCACGCCGGCGAATGTCTCGATCGTCCAATCCTTCTTGGGCTGTGAGCATAATCCAAAACCAGAAGCCGTCAAGATAGTGACCTACCCGTTCCCAACAATTGAAGGCATCCCCCAGGGTGTGGAGAACGCCTGTAAGGCCGGGAACCAGGACGTATCGTCGCGCTTCATCGAGGGTAGCCTAACGGAGGAGGTGATGCGGCCCACGCATGAGGCGCTCATCCGGGCGCAGCATGCTAACGCCATCGTCAACGACATGATGTTCATCTGGAACAGCCCCGTCGCCGATGAGCTCAGCGTGCCGTGCGTGATATTCAGCGTCATGGGCGCCTTCTCGACGCTCGCCGTGCGTCACCTGATGGACGTTGTCATCGACGACATAAATGAGGTCCCCGAGTTTCCCGTCCCTGCTATACGGATCCCAAGGTCCGAGGTGCCGGAGTTTATTAGGGTGAATGACTGCTCATACCATAGGACGATGGATTCGCTTCAAGCTGACTGCTTCGGCCTCGCCATGAACACATCAGCAGACTTGGAGAAAAATTATTGCGACATGTACATGCGCAGAGGCTACGTGAAGCGGGCATACTTCCTAGGGCCAGTGGCGCTGCTGCATGCATCATGCTCGCAGCCACCCACAGCCACAGCCACAGCTGGTGAGTGCTACATCATGGATTGGCTTGACTCCAAGCCAAACCGTTCGGTGGTGTACTTGTCCTTCGGCACCATCGCTGTCGTCAAGGATGCTCAGCTGGAGGAGATTGCCTTGGGGCTGGAGTCCTCGGGGCATTCCTTCTTATGGGTTGTGAGGGGAGAGTGGACTCCGCCAAGAGGTTGGGAGGAGCGTGTACAAGATAGGGGGCTCATCATCAAAGCCTGGGCTCCACAGACGGCTATACTAGGACATCCGGCGGTGGGTGCTTTTGTGACCCAGTGTGGGTGGAACTCCATCCTAGAGACGGTGGCCGCCGGCGTGCCTGTGCTAACATGGCCCATCTTCTATGAACAGTTCATCACCGAGAGGCAAGTCACGCAAGTCCTAGGAATCGGGGAGCGGCTGTGGCCAGATGGAGCCGGCCTACGGAGCGAGACTTATCAGGAACACGAGCTGGTACCGGCCAAAGACGTGGCACGGGCATTGACAGAGTTCATGCGACCTGGCGGGCTCGGCGACGCTGCGAGAATCAAGGTCATGGACCTCGCCGCAAAGGTACGCGCAGCCGTGGTGCAAGGAGGCTCCTCGCACCGTGATTTGCATCGTCTCATCGATGATCTCATGGCAGCAGCTGCAAAGAGAATCTAG